Part of the Synechococcales cyanobacterium T60_A2020_003 genome, GTTCAGTTTGGGTTGGATTAGTCGATTCCGGTGGGCGATGCGGATGTGTTCTACACACGCCCGATGGCTAACGTCACCCAGTTCATTCCGCTATCGTTTATCGAAGTAGACGACACCCCCAGTACGTTAATCCTGAATCTCCAAGGCGGTTCCTTGCTCGGGGATGCTCCACCCTACGAAGCCTTTAGCCTGGGGGAATCTGGCTCGGTTCGAGGGTATACCGGAGGGGATGCGGCCAGTGCCCAGACCTTCCTCCAGGGAACCGTGGAGTATCGCGCTCCCTTTGCGCTGATCCGGTGGGGCGATGGGTTTGTCGGGAGCCTGTTGGGAGAATCGACACTCCTGGCGGTGAGCATCTTTTTCGATTATGCAACGGGCTTTGGAACCCAAACCTTTGTCATCGGTGAACCGGGCGTTGTGCGTGGCAAACCCGGTGATGGCTTTGGGGGTGGAATTGGGCTTCTCGCCACATCTAATCTAGGACTATTCCGGTTTGAGCTGGGCTTTAATGATCAGAGCGATGCTGTGTTCTATTTCAATATTGGCGATCGCTTTTAAGCTCTAACCGTTAGTACGGGCAGGTTTAGAAGACGAACCCTAACGGATATCAGGCTTTAGCACCAAACCCGCCCCTTGTATCTTCAGCGATAGATAACCCGTCCCACCCCCGTAACGTTTACGCTTCAAACTCTTCGTCTGCGGCTTCACCCCCCACCACCACATTTCGAATCCGGAGGCTGGGGCCACCACAGCCCACAGGTAAGCCATTCTGGCCACCCTTACCGCACCCCCCCGACTCAT contains:
- a CDS encoding BamA/TamA family outer membrane protein translates to MANVTQFIPLSFIEVDDTPSTLILNLQGGSLLGDAPPYEAFSLGESGSVRGYTGGDAASAQTFLQGTVEYRAPFALIRWGDGFVGSLLGESTLLAVSIFFDYATGFGTQTFVIGEPGVVRGKPGDGFGGGIGLLATSNLGLFRFELGFNDQSDAVFYFNIGDRF